The Mucilaginibacter mallensis genome has a segment encoding these proteins:
- a CDS encoding aldehyde dehydrogenase family protein yields the protein MMQTIVQVFDAQQKNKYKLRLSSAKDRIKKLNKLKSTIKELEEDIYAALQADLRKSRFESALTELIFTYGEIDFAIKNLNSWMKPRRAGKSIVNLLARNRIYYEPKGVCLIISPWNYPFQLTMSPLVSAIAAGNCAILKPSEYSIATGAVIAKIVEKAFDKNEIACFEGDESVSKALLKLPFNHIFFTGSTAVGKVVMEAAAQHLSSVTLELGGKSPVIIDETANIKKAAEKIAWGKLMNAGQTCIAPDYIFIHQSKLEEFITLYKSAAISMFFDEHKRINYSAYAKIINQRHYDRLMGLIADALQKGADMPWGGASVLSDQTIHPTVLTNLAHDCKIMQEEIFGPILPVIPYNDLEATIAAINGKSKPLAMYIFSESKSNVKRLLKSTSSGGACINDVLIHISNPNLPFGGVNESGVGSCHGFFGFKAFSHERAVLFQSPINMSNMVYPPYDNKGWVLKMLKKLM from the coding sequence ATGATGCAGACAATCGTGCAGGTTTTTGATGCCCAGCAAAAAAACAAATACAAACTCAGGTTGAGTTCAGCTAAAGATCGTATCAAAAAATTAAATAAGCTAAAATCTACTATAAAAGAACTTGAGGAAGATATTTACGCTGCACTACAAGCTGATCTAAGAAAAAGCAGGTTTGAATCAGCATTAACAGAACTCATCTTTACGTATGGTGAAATAGATTTTGCTATAAAAAATTTGAATAGTTGGATGAAACCCCGTCGTGCAGGTAAGAGTATCGTCAATCTTTTAGCCAGGAACAGAATTTACTATGAGCCAAAGGGTGTTTGCCTGATCATTTCACCATGGAATTATCCTTTTCAGCTAACAATGAGCCCCCTGGTTTCGGCTATTGCTGCTGGTAACTGCGCCATTTTAAAACCTTCTGAATATAGCATTGCAACAGGCGCTGTTATTGCCAAAATAGTGGAAAAAGCTTTCGATAAAAATGAAATAGCTTGTTTTGAAGGCGATGAATCTGTATCCAAAGCTCTCCTAAAACTTCCGTTTAACCATATCTTTTTTACCGGAAGTACTGCCGTAGGCAAAGTGGTTATGGAAGCCGCCGCTCAGCACCTCAGTTCGGTTACGCTGGAACTGGGGGGGAAGTCACCCGTCATTATTGACGAAACTGCGAATATTAAAAAAGCAGCAGAAAAGATTGCGTGGGGTAAGCTCATGAATGCGGGGCAAACCTGTATCGCTCCCGATTATATATTCATTCATCAATCTAAACTAGAAGAATTTATAACGCTTTATAAATCTGCAGCAATAAGTATGTTCTTTGACGAACATAAAAGAATTAATTATTCAGCTTACGCTAAGATAATCAATCAGCGGCATTATGACAGACTAATGGGTTTAATTGCTGATGCCCTGCAAAAAGGAGCAGATATGCCCTGGGGCGGAGCATCAGTTTTGTCGGATCAAACGATTCATCCAACAGTATTGACTAACCTGGCACACGACTGTAAAATTATGCAGGAAGAGATATTTGGCCCTATATTACCTGTTATTCCCTATAATGATCTGGAAGCTACGATAGCGGCTATCAACGGAAAAAGCAAACCGCTGGCCATGTACATTTTTAGCGAAAGCAAATCCAATGTAAAGCGCCTGCTGAAAAGCACCAGCTCGGGTGGTGCCTGCATAAATGATGTACTCATTCATATTTCTAATCCTAATCTGCCTTTTGGCGGAGTAAATGAAAGTGGAGTAGGTAGTTGTCACGGTTTTTTCGGATTCAAAGCATTTTCGCATGAAAGAGCCGTCCTGTTTCAGTCGCCCATAAACATGTCCAACATGGTATATCCTCCTTATGATAATAAAGGATGGGTGTTAAAAATGCTGAAGAAATTGATGTAG